A region of Chloracidobacterium sp. DNA encodes the following proteins:
- a CDS encoding pentapeptide repeat-containing protein: MRTEIRNTKGEIIFESDEPLDRAYLEDRDLSDAMFENANLEGICWMGTVLRNANLKNADLYWASLFTSDLSGANLEMANLQGADLKEVNLRGANLRSANLGLDNLGGSTQLEAADLRDVTNANFNGARYDSRTKFPDNFDPQNHNMVFGETG, from the coding sequence ATGAGAACCGAAATCAGAAATACAAAAGGCGAGATTATTTTTGAGTCTGACGAGCCTCTGGATAGGGCGTACTTAGAAGATCGCGATTTAAGCGATGCGATGTTTGAAAATGCGAACCTTGAAGGCATTTGTTGGATGGGGACGGTTCTTCGTAACGCTAATCTAAAAAATGCAGATTTGTATTGGGCAAGTCTTTTTACATCGGATTTGAGCGGCGCAAATCTTGAAATGGCCAATCTTCAGGGAGCAGATCTGAAAGAAGTTAATCTTCGCGGTGCAAACTTGAGAAGCGCCAATTTGGGGTTGGACAATCTGGGCGGCTCAACACAATTAGAAGCTGCAGACTTACGAGACGTAACAAACGCAAATTTTAACGGCGCAAGATATGATTCTCGAACAAAATTTCCAGATAATTTTGATCCACAGAATCACAACATGGTATTTGGTGAAACAGGCTGA
- the dnaN gene encoding DNA polymerase III subunit beta, translated as MEFKIKQSVLKEELGFIQGVVERKTTIPVLSNILIESIGENEIRIVGTDLDCTIRCDAEAEIIKAGAICIQARKLFDIARALSAGDVHFKKEDNNWVTMKCGNANFRLAGVSKEQFPELPTFKSTPLKLAGETFNYFIRNTAFAITNEQSRFTLSGAKFILGEGRAKMITTDGHRLAYVERAIDDKDAVMDTLVPRKALLELVKLARANGEVSFGEDQNHIYFETEGRLLITRKLSGQFPNYEMVMPKDNDKAATFDLEEMRGAVRRMSLIADERNRSIRMTIREGEIEVTAQSSEEGEGSEKVQADYKGEEIQLGFNWQYLFEFLNNAATGDLEAVASGAEPAAASESEPGAIATGSTKAAAGTATAREGKAPLRVRFEFKDANAQTQMSIADETTYDYKYIVMPLRI; from the coding sequence ATGGAATTCAAGATCAAGCAGAGCGTATTAAAAGAAGAATTAGGATTTATCCAGGGCGTTGTTGAGCGTAAGACGACCATACCTGTGTTGTCCAACATCCTGATCGAATCGATCGGCGAGAATGAGATCCGCATCGTCGGAACGGACCTCGACTGCACGATACGCTGCGACGCCGAGGCTGAGATCATCAAGGCCGGTGCGATCTGTATACAGGCACGTAAGCTGTTTGACATCGCTCGTGCCCTTAGTGCCGGCGACGTGCATTTCAAGAAAGAGGACAACAACTGGGTGACGATGAAATGCGGCAATGCTAATTTCCGTCTTGCAGGTGTGAGCAAGGAGCAGTTTCCCGAGCTGCCGACTTTTAAGAGCACACCGCTCAAGCTTGCAGGAGAGACGTTCAACTACTTTATCCGCAACACTGCCTTTGCGATCACTAACGAACAGTCACGGTTTACGCTTTCCGGTGCCAAATTCATCCTTGGCGAAGGCCGAGCAAAGATGATCACGACCGACGGCCACCGCCTCGCCTATGTTGAGCGTGCTATCGACGACAAAGACGCTGTGATGGACACGCTCGTGCCGAGAAAGGCACTTTTGGAGTTGGTCAAGCTTGCACGTGCCAATGGCGAGGTCTCGTTTGGCGAGGACCAGAACCACATCTACTTTGAGACTGAGGGAAGATTGCTCATCACCCGCAAACTCAGCGGCCAATTTCCTAATTACGAGATGGTAATGCCCAAGGACAACGACAAAGCTGCCACATTTGACCTCGAAGAAATGCGTGGAGCGGTCCGCCGTATGTCGCTCATCGCTGACGAACGCAACCGCTCGATCCGCATGACCATCCGCGAAGGCGAGATCGAGGTCACCGCCCAATCCAGCGAAGAAGGCGAAGGCAGCGAGAAGGTCCAGGCCGACTACAAGGGCGAAGAGATCCAGCTCGGCTTTAACTGGCAGTACCTGTTCGAATTCCTAAACAACGCCGCCACCGGCGACCTCGAAGCAGTAGCATCAGGGGCAGAACCGGCAGCAGCCTCCGAGTCAGAACCGGGAGCGATAGCGACTGGGTCAACTAAAGCCGCCGCCGGAACCGCCACAGCCCGCGAAGGCAAAGCACCGCTCCGCGTCCGTTTCGAATTCAAAGACGCCAACGCCCAAACCCAAATGTCCATCGCCGACGAAACCACCTACGACTACAAATACATAGTCATGCCGCTGAGGATATGA
- a CDS encoding AAA family ATPase: MSIHEITQKLNGVRKGQNGFIARCPAHEDKKQSLKVDETGGKVLLRCFAGCPTESIVKAMGIEWKDLFVSQRVPVIKQSFSQDGITYFASPQPKVAAVYRYTDETGKLLYENVRFEPKDFRQRHYDKYGNEVWNLNYVERVPYRLQELASKARHGSDVWLTEGEKDADGLTELGFIASSFKNWRPEFNRWIDKTNVVIVRDHDLPGGVQANEAARLISKSAASVKVLDVHAEYEMAEKHGRDISDYIRQCVQDEGATREEIAERLSIMADGCSRWVDGNTAAANLFVVKTGNQWLNEAKSRPSPKMLFGEFWYEGELCILFADTNVGKSILAVQIGDLISRGVQSNAFTRDPNVDNEQRGIAAEAATLNTECGPQTVVYFDFELTDKQFESRLSERVAGAEHCTDHYKFNDNFKRAEVDPETSDLNGNKTFEEFLNQSLDRTIVEHKADVLIIDNLTYLRDETENARNALPLMKYLKELKSRHGISILALAHTPKRDSSKPLGRNDLQGSKMLINFCDSSFAIGESHKETGTRYLKQIKSRNSAIVYHADNVLLCNIEKRDSLLQFAFKGTATEREHLKAANDKEKEELIARVKEMSADGKSSREIGESLGISFSTAARYLRQ, encoded by the coding sequence ATGTCAATACATGAAATAACACAAAAACTTAATGGGGTTAGGAAGGGCCAGAACGGCTTTATCGCTAGATGCCCCGCACATGAAGATAAAAAACAATCGTTGAAGGTAGATGAAACGGGCGGCAAGGTGCTGCTCAGGTGCTTTGCGGGTTGCCCGACGGAAAGCATTGTAAAGGCAATGGGCATTGAGTGGAAGGACCTTTTTGTTTCACAGAGAGTGCCTGTCATAAAACAGTCGTTCTCACAGGACGGCATAACGTATTTCGCATCGCCGCAGCCAAAGGTGGCCGCTGTTTACCGGTACACGGATGAAACAGGGAAGCTTTTGTATGAGAACGTGCGTTTTGAGCCGAAGGATTTCCGGCAGCGTCATTACGATAAGTACGGTAATGAGGTTTGGAATCTTAACTACGTCGAGCGAGTGCCTTACCGTTTGCAGGAACTCGCAAGCAAAGCTCGTCACGGCAGCGACGTTTGGCTGACCGAGGGCGAAAAGGATGCAGATGGTCTAACGGAATTAGGCTTCATCGCTTCGTCGTTCAAGAACTGGCGGCCTGAGTTTAACCGCTGGATAGACAAGACGAACGTTGTGATCGTTCGCGACCACGATCTGCCCGGCGGCGTTCAGGCGAACGAAGCCGCGAGGCTCATTTCCAAGTCCGCTGCGTCGGTCAAGGTGTTGGATGTTCATGCTGAGTACGAAATGGCTGAAAAGCATGGCCGCGACATCTCTGACTACATACGTCAGTGCGTTCAGGACGAGGGAGCGACTCGCGAAGAGATCGCCGAGCGGCTTTCGATAATGGCTGACGGCTGTTCGCGTTGGGTTGACGGAAATACTGCGGCGGCGAACCTCTTTGTCGTCAAAACCGGCAACCAATGGCTAAACGAAGCCAAGTCACGCCCTTCGCCGAAAATGTTATTCGGCGAATTCTGGTACGAAGGCGAGCTTTGTATCTTGTTCGCCGATACGAACGTCGGGAAGTCGATCTTGGCGGTGCAGATCGGTGACCTCATAAGTCGAGGAGTTCAGAGTAACGCGTTTACGCGTGATCCTAACGTTGATAATGAACAACGTGGTATCGCGGCTGAAGCCGCAACTCTGAACACGGAGTGCGGGCCGCAGACCGTCGTCTATTTCGACTTTGAACTTACGGACAAGCAGTTTGAGTCGCGTTTGAGTGAGCGTGTTGCTGGTGCGGAGCATTGCACTGACCATTACAAATTCAACGACAACTTTAAGCGTGCCGAGGTCGATCCTGAAACGAGCGACTTGAACGGCAACAAGACGTTTGAAGAATTCCTGAATCAATCGCTCGACCGCACTATCGTCGAACATAAGGCCGATGTTTTGATCATCGACAATCTGACTTACCTGCGTGATGAGACCGAGAACGCCAGGAACGCTTTGCCGCTGATGAAGTATCTGAAAGAACTGAAATCACGGCACGGCATTTCTATTTTGGCTCTCGCTCACACGCCGAAACGCGATTCGTCAAAGCCTCTGGGCAGAAACGACCTGCAAGGTTCGAAGATGCTCATCAACTTTTGCGACTCCTCATTCGCCATTGGCGAAAGCCACAAAGAAACCGGCACACGCTACCTAAAGCAGATCAAATCCCGAAACTCGGCCATCGTCTACCACGCCGACAACGTCCTCCTCTGCAACATCGAAAAACGCGATTCGCTATTGCAGTTCGCGTTCAAAGGAACCGCAACCGAACGTGAACATCTGAAAGCCGCAAACGATAAAGAGAAAGAAGAGTTGATCGCGAGGGTAAAAGAGATGTCAGCGGATGGAAAGAGCAGCCGCGAGATCGGCGAAAGCCTGGGAATATCGTTTTCAACGGCCGCTAGATATTTAAGGCAATGA
- a CDS encoding Mrr restriction system protein, translated as MPNITYRRTGELLRKLFEILMSQPDGLRAKNALAELANRIELTEFEKGYYDSGSIRIDKIVRFATIDCARAGWFLKNKGTWSITEEGRTAYNSYTDPETFYKEAVKLYGEWKRTQNQSAVESPAVAEDDLSDESNKEVSITFEQAEEQAWEEIQQFLREINPYEFQELVASLLRAMGYHVSWISPPGKDGGIDILAYGDPLGTRPPRIKVQVKRMEQAITVDGLRSFMALLSDDDVGLFVTTGSFTKDARTEARTQEKRKITLIDLERLFDLWIEYYTALDDAARRRFPLRPIHFLAPEGK; from the coding sequence ATGCCTAACATTACATACCGACGCACCGGCGAGTTATTAAGAAAACTCTTCGAGATTTTAATGAGCCAACCAGATGGCCTGCGTGCGAAAAACGCCCTTGCCGAATTAGCTAACAGAATTGAATTGACCGAGTTTGAAAAAGGTTACTACGACTCCGGAAGCATTAGAATCGACAAGATTGTTCGTTTCGCCACAATCGACTGTGCTCGGGCAGGATGGTTTCTTAAAAACAAGGGAACATGGAGCATAACTGAAGAGGGCAGAACAGCCTACAATAGCTACACCGATCCCGAGACCTTCTACAAGGAAGCCGTTAAGTTGTACGGGGAATGGAAACGAACCCAAAACCAATCTGCTGTTGAGTCTCCAGCAGTAGCAGAAGATGACCTTTCCGACGAGTCAAATAAGGAAGTCAGCATCACATTCGAGCAAGCTGAAGAACAAGCTTGGGAAGAGATACAACAATTTCTTAGGGAAATCAATCCGTATGAATTTCAGGAGCTAGTTGCCTCTCTCCTCCGAGCGATGGGCTACCACGTCTCATGGATTTCGCCGCCCGGAAAGGATGGCGGTATCGATATTTTGGCATATGGCGATCCGCTAGGAACCAGGCCTCCCCGAATTAAAGTGCAAGTTAAGCGGATGGAACAAGCGATAACCGTGGACGGCCTACGTTCATTTATGGCTCTCTTGAGCGATGACGATGTTGGTCTCTTCGTTACGACTGGCTCGTTCACGAAAGATGCTCGGACCGAAGCTCGAACTCAGGAAAAGAGAAAAATAACATTAATTGATTTGGAAAGACTCTTCGATCTGTGGATCGAATATTACACGGCTCTTGATGATGCTGCACGCCGCCGGTTCCCTTTGCGACCGATACATTTTTTAGCACCAGAGGGAAAGTGA
- the dnaA gene encoding chromosomal replication initiator protein DnaA produces the protein MSQKSTAWKDVLHLVKRRLNKDVYDTWFRPITFINQDDEQKTLNLRAGQITKDWVCEYYAEMLDVMLAETGLSDYSLKWQIDADQPHEPLFADEPETEIFFSPKSSSSPVRPTSSSAPFIDIEPVEENLNPKYTFEKFVVGSCNQFAHAAAKAAAETPGTTYNPLFIYGGVGLGKTHLMHAIGHTIKARSPHMRVSYITSERFMNELINAIRFNKTPAFRDKYRSIDVLLMDDVQFMAGKERTQEEFFHTFNTLHNSQKQIIVSSDCPPREIPTLEERLHSRFEWGLIADLEPPDLETKVAILKRKADMDGIELSDDVAIYIAGKVRSNVRELEGSLIRLLAIASMRGVKISKDLAKEAMKNILDAERPAGLTMEHIAREVASHYKLSVEEMKAKSNSRSVAVPRQVAMYLCKRLTRHSFPEIGREFGGKHHTTVMHSVEKITALEKDDRNFHREIKDLIDNLCS, from the coding sequence ATTTCGCAAAAATCAACCGCTTGGAAGGACGTTCTTCACCTTGTCAAACGCCGCCTGAATAAGGATGTTTATGACACATGGTTTCGCCCGATCACTTTCATCAATCAGGATGACGAACAGAAGACCTTGAACCTTCGAGCGGGACAGATCACCAAAGATTGGGTCTGTGAGTATTATGCGGAGATGCTTGATGTGATGCTGGCTGAGACAGGGCTTTCCGATTATAGTCTGAAATGGCAGATCGACGCTGATCAACCGCATGAACCACTATTCGCTGACGAGCCGGAAACTGAGATCTTCTTTTCACCAAAGAGCAGCTCTTCTCCTGTGAGGCCGACCAGCAGCTCGGCACCATTCATCGACATCGAGCCGGTAGAGGAGAACTTAAACCCTAAATACACGTTCGAAAAGTTTGTCGTTGGTTCGTGCAACCAGTTTGCACACGCTGCGGCCAAGGCTGCGGCTGAGACTCCCGGCACGACATACAACCCGCTTTTTATCTACGGCGGTGTCGGCTTAGGTAAAACTCATTTGATGCATGCGATCGGCCATACCATCAAGGCCCGCAGTCCGCATATGCGTGTCTCTTACATCACGTCCGAGCGTTTTATGAATGAGCTGATCAATGCGATCCGTTTTAATAAGACGCCTGCGTTTAGAGACAAATACAGATCGATCGATGTTCTGCTGATGGATGACGTTCAGTTCATGGCTGGCAAAGAGCGAACCCAGGAAGAGTTTTTCCATACGTTCAACACTCTCCACAACAGCCAGAAGCAGATCATCGTTTCGAGCGATTGCCCTCCCAGAGAGATACCTACGCTTGAAGAGCGTCTACACTCGCGTTTTGAGTGGGGTTTGATCGCCGATCTCGAACCACCTGATCTTGAGACAAAGGTTGCGATCTTAAAACGTAAGGCCGACATGGACGGCATCGAATTGTCGGATGACGTTGCGATCTACATTGCCGGCAAGGTCAGGAGCAACGTCCGCGAACTTGAGGGTTCGCTTATTCGCCTGCTTGCGATCGCTTCGATGAGAGGCGTTAAGATTTCAAAGGATCTTGCTAAAGAAGCGATGAAGAACATCCTCGACGCCGAGCGTCCTGCCGGGTTGACGATGGAACACATCGCCCGTGAGGTCGCTTCGCACTACAAATTGTCGGTCGAGGAGATGAAGGCCAAGAGCAACTCGCGTTCCGTCGCTGTGCCTCGGCAAGTGGCGATGTATCTGTGTAAAAGGTTGACCCGACACAGCTTTCCTGAGATCGGCCGAGAGTTCGGCGGCAAGCATCATACGACCGTGATGCACTCGGTTGAGAAGATAACGGCGTTAGAAAAGGACGACCGTAATTTCCACAGGGAAATAAAAGACCTTATCGATAATCTTTGCAGCTAG
- a CDS encoding nuclease A inhibitor family protein — translation MQNYFHKNNKNDSELFRKIEQVCEGLTYISEADAPIQAFFGQPTDTVTGEIILQQAGLSPESVIEEKNFSDLFVRLATIKDWHGEAEIARAKKFLELKTLLEENLRDLKVFRIGKRRLDIFAVGIDQDGNLMGVTTTAVET, via the coding sequence ATGCAAAATTATTTTCATAAAAATAATAAAAATGACAGCGAGCTTTTTCGCAAGATCGAACAGGTGTGCGAAGGCCTGACCTACATCAGTGAAGCCGACGCTCCCATTCAAGCATTTTTCGGTCAACCAACCGACACAGTCACTGGTGAGATAATTTTACAGCAAGCAGGTTTGTCACCGGAATCGGTTATCGAAGAAAAGAATTTTAGTGATCTTTTTGTGCGACTGGCGACGATCAAAGACTGGCATGGCGAAGCAGAAATTGCCCGCGCAAAAAAATTCCTCGAGCTGAAAACTCTGCTCGAGGAAAATTTGCGTGACCTGAAAGTGTTCCGAATTGGAAAGAGACGGCTCGATATTTTTGCCGTTGGTATCGACCAAGACGGAAACCTAATGGGAGTTACGACCACAGCCGTGGAAACTTAG
- a CDS encoding VWA domain-containing protein, which yields MRKVAPFVVLFMLCLSVFGQQQTPTPEASPNQDNDVVKITTKLVQLDLIVVDKDGNQVRNLTAADFTVLEDGKPQKITNLSYVNTEAGQSAAPAATVKEKTEVKIKDAPIAPPVKISPANPGRIITFIVDDGNCAASNIGMRASKEGLEKFIREQMQPTDMVAIYQTRSGSNTLQQYTNDKARLLKIAGKIRWMPPMGSCASNDGSFFAAAKSNTYIKQTPSGPVTNTIETETEKRTRQHTEDMAANNQIVGTLGVIRYVVQGLQRVPGRKIMFLLSDGLSIFERNGRFLDSIGPMKELTELANRSSVVINTMDVRGVFDEGMIEARDEVYAQDDILATNNIRDERGDIVSNSRNGLRFLARETGGKFTQNQNFLDGPIKKNLATETGYYLIGYEPSEDTFKGKKFNKIEIKVNQPDLKVVSRAGFFGVVEPTAKPKRKTEDSDLYEAIAAPLPRPSLDVKLSAYFVNSAEAGNVVRALFRINGSDLTFVDDKDGLKKTEFDVVAVTLNEKGKVVDEFTHGVIYKEKAVFMPTILKNGLIYSTDVIVKKPGTYNFRVAVKDTASKHIGTSYQLVEIPDLKKTGVFVSGLTVAQVDSTGKFTIPEAVKPEKALTATMTAAVPAIRRFPRGSVMAYAYTVYNAKLDPSTGQPKLSVQTKLYYNGELVMDSAPQSAQLEKQADWTRINDFGYLKLKPQMDLGDYSIQIIIKDLLADGKNAITSQSIDFEVVE from the coding sequence ATGAGAAAAGTCGCGCCCTTTGTCGTTTTGTTTATGTTGTGTCTTTCGGTGTTTGGCCAGCAGCAAACGCCGACGCCGGAGGCTTCGCCGAATCAGGACAACGATGTCGTTAAGATCACGACGAAATTGGTCCAGCTCGACTTGATCGTTGTTGATAAGGACGGCAATCAGGTGCGAAACCTGACTGCGGCCGATTTCACAGTTCTCGAGGACGGCAAGCCGCAAAAGATCACAAATCTTTCCTACGTCAATACCGAAGCGGGCCAGTCTGCTGCGCCAGCAGCTACAGTAAAGGAAAAGACCGAGGTAAAGATAAAAGACGCTCCGATCGCTCCGCCTGTAAAGATCTCACCGGCAAACCCCGGGCGAATTATCACCTTCATTGTCGATGACGGCAATTGCGCGGCCTCAAACATCGGAATGAGAGCTTCGAAAGAAGGCCTCGAAAAATTTATCCGCGAACAAATGCAGCCGACCGATATGGTAGCGATATATCAGACGCGTTCGGGCAGCAACACTCTTCAGCAATATACAAACGACAAGGCCCGCTTGCTAAAAATAGCTGGCAAGATCCGTTGGATGCCGCCTATGGGTAGCTGCGCCTCAAATGACGGAAGTTTTTTCGCTGCAGCTAAATCGAACACGTACATTAAACAAACGCCAAGCGGCCCGGTCACAAATACTATTGAAACGGAAACCGAAAAAAGAACTCGTCAACATACAGAGGACATGGCAGCCAACAATCAGATCGTTGGAACGCTGGGCGTGATCAGATATGTGGTTCAGGGTTTGCAGCGTGTGCCTGGACGAAAGATCATGTTCCTTCTTTCCGATGGTTTATCGATTTTCGAGCGTAACGGACGTTTCCTTGATTCGATCGGCCCAATGAAAGAACTGACGGAGCTGGCAAACCGGTCGTCTGTGGTCATCAATACGATGGACGTGCGGGGCGTGTTTGACGAAGGTATGATCGAGGCCCGTGACGAGGTCTATGCACAGGATGATATTCTGGCAACCAATAATATTCGCGATGAGCGAGGTGACATCGTCAGCAATTCGCGTAACGGGCTTAGGTTCCTCGCACGCGAGACTGGCGGAAAGTTTACCCAGAATCAAAACTTCCTTGACGGCCCGATTAAAAAAAATCTAGCCACAGAGACGGGCTATTACCTGATCGGTTACGAGCCGTCAGAAGATACCTTCAAAGGCAAGAAATTCAACAAGATCGAGATAAAGGTCAATCAACCTGACCTCAAGGTCGTTTCGCGAGCCGGATTTTTTGGCGTTGTCGAGCCAACCGCCAAGCCAAAACGCAAAACCGAAGACAGCGACCTCTACGAGGCCATCGCTGCTCCGCTGCCGCGCCCCAGTTTGGATGTGAAGCTTTCAGCCTATTTTGTTAATTCAGCCGAGGCCGGAAATGTCGTCCGAGCGTTATTCCGCATAAACGGGAGCGATCTCACCTTTGTCGACGATAAAGACGGCTTGAAAAAAACGGAGTTCGATGTCGTTGCCGTGACTCTCAACGAAAAGGGCAAGGTCGTTGACGAATTTACACACGGTGTCATCTACAAAGAAAAGGCCGTATTCATGCCAACAATTCTGAAGAATGGTTTGATCTACTCGACCGATGTTATTGTCAAAAAACCAGGCACCTACAACTTTCGCGTTGCCGTAAAAGACACGGCGAGCAAACATATCGGCACTTCGTACCAGTTGGTCGAGATACCCGATTTGAAGAAAACCGGAGTTTTTGTTTCGGGATTGACTGTCGCACAGGTCGACTCGACAGGGAAATTTACTATCCCTGAAGCTGTCAAGCCTGAAAAAGCTCTTACAGCGACGATGACTGCTGCGGTTCCCGCTATCCGCCGGTTTCCCCGCGGCTCGGTGATGGCTTATGCCTATACTGTCTATAATGCCAAACTCGATCCATCAACGGGCCAGCCAAAACTCTCGGTTCAAACAAAGCTCTATTACAACGGCGAGTTGGTCATGGATAGCGCACCTCAAAGCGCACAACTCGAAAAGCAGGCCGACTGGACACGTATCAACGACTTTGGCTATTTGAAGCTAAAACCGCAGATGGATCTAGGCGATTATTCTATTCAGATAATAATCAAAGACCTCTTGGCTGACGGCAAAAACGCCATAACGAGCCAGTCCATCGATTTTGAAGTGGTCGAATAG
- a CDS encoding Fic family protein, translated as MPKWDPTIPYQELPQLPPAEEIETKAVLRQCINSRAALAELKQAAQLIPNPAILINTLPLLEAKASSEIENIVTTTDKLFEHLKNEGNADPATKEALRYSWALFHGFQTLGEHPLNTRTAEMICSNIKGVEMRVRRIPGIALGNEARGEIIYTPPVGEDVLRGLLANWEKFLHEQITLDPLIRMAVGHYQFEAIHPFTDGNGRTGRIINSLFLIEQGLLTLPVLYLSRYILKYRGHYNQVLLQVTTEKDWESLILFILRGVEETSKWTTAKIAAIKELTTHTLEYVKETEPKLYSYELVNTIFELPYCRIVNLVNRGIAKRQAASQYLKKLVDIGVLVEFPSTKEKLFVHPKLMQLLTQDVNDFKPYK; from the coding sequence ATGCCAAAATGGGATCCGACAATACCTTATCAGGAACTGCCGCAATTGCCGCCGGCGGAAGAAATTGAGACAAAAGCCGTGCTGCGCCAATGTATAAACTCGCGTGCGGCCCTTGCCGAACTAAAACAGGCAGCCCAACTGATCCCAAATCCCGCGATACTCATAAACACTTTGCCGCTGCTTGAGGCAAAAGCAAGCTCTGAGATCGAGAATATCGTTACGACCACTGACAAACTGTTCGAGCATCTGAAAAACGAGGGAAATGCCGATCCTGCAACCAAGGAAGCTCTTCGCTACAGTTGGGCGTTATTTCATGGATTTCAGACCCTTGGCGAGCACCCGCTTAATACTAGGACAGCGGAAATGATCTGCAGCAATATAAAGGGAGTCGAGATGCGAGTTCGCCGGATACCGGGAATCGCATTAGGGAACGAGGCTCGCGGCGAGATAATCTACACGCCGCCGGTCGGTGAAGATGTTCTGCGAGGGTTGCTCGCAAACTGGGAGAAGTTTCTTCATGAACAAATAACCCTCGATCCGCTGATTAGGATGGCGGTCGGACATTATCAATTCGAGGCGATCCATCCATTCACGGACGGAAACGGAAGGACGGGACGCATTATCAACAGCCTGTTTCTGATCGAACAGGGGCTCCTTACTTTGCCGGTGCTATATCTGAGTAGGTACATTCTCAAATATCGAGGACACTACAACCAAGTGTTGCTTCAGGTGACAACGGAGAAAGATTGGGAGTCATTGATCCTGTTCATATTGAGAGGCGTCGAGGAAACATCGAAATGGACCACGGCGAAGATCGCGGCCATCAAAGAGCTAACAACCCATACACTCGAATACGTAAAAGAGACGGAACCAAAGTTATACAGCTATGAACTGGTAAATACTATATTTGAGTTGCCATATTGCCGGATCGTTAACCTGGTAAATAGGGGTATCGCTAAACGTCAGGCAGCCTCTCAATACCTGAAAAAGCTGGTCGATATAGGCGTTCTGGTCGAATTTCCGTCAACCAAGGAAAAGCTGTTTGTTCATCCAAAGCTGATGCAATTGCTTACGCAGGATGTAAATGACTTCAAGCCCTACAAATAA
- a CDS encoding DUF2807 domain-containing protein, translated as MKRLGIIIFASALIIGLVVSNIFSFGRMSDSLFHFSVNFRGEKGSGKIITEQRDLKGFNAVEVGGVFVVEITAQKDFSFEIETDDNLLPLITTEIENGVLKIEAEGKLSPTDQIKVRISAPDIDNLDVSGAANLTLSRVKNSSLLVEASGASKLKIAGETTKLNVEVSGASKLDAEELKASKANVEASGASYIDVNVSEDLSVDASGASKIVYTGTPASLHKNTSGASHISQK; from the coding sequence ATGAAAAGGTTAGGAATTATAATATTTGCATCGGCACTAATAATCGGGCTTGTTGTTTCGAATATATTCTCGTTTGGGCGTATGAGCGACAGTCTTTTCCATTTTTCGGTCAATTTCAGAGGCGAGAAAGGCTCGGGCAAGATCATCACGGAGCAACGCGACCTGAAAGGATTTAATGCGGTCGAGGTTGGCGGTGTTTTTGTCGTCGAGATCACCGCACAGAAGGATTTCAGCTTTGAGATCGAGACCGACGACAATCTTTTGCCGCTCATCACGACAGAGATCGAGAACGGTGTTTTGAAGATCGAGGCCGAAGGAAAACTCTCGCCGACGGACCAGATAAAAGTGCGTATTTCAGCTCCTGATATCGACAACCTTGACGTTTCCGGTGCGGCAAATTTGACGCTGAGCCGTGTTAAGAATTCAAGCCTTTTAGTAGAGGCCAGCGGCGCTTCGAAATTAAAGATCGCCGGTGAGACGACAAAATTGAATGTTGAGGTAAGCGGGGCTTCAAAGCTTGATGCCGAAGAGTTGAAGGCCTCAAAAGCTAATGTGGAGGCCAGCGGTGCCAGCTATATCGATGTAAACGTTTCCGAAGATCTTTCGGTAGATGCCTCGGGAGCTAGCAAGATCGTCTACACAGGAACGCCGGCATCTCTTCATAAAAATACAAGCGGAGCCAGTCACATCTCGCAGAAATGA